One genomic window of Cercospora beticola chromosome 5, complete sequence includes the following:
- a CDS encoding uncharacterized protein (CAZy:GH43) codes for MNGVNFPDPAVIRTSSGWHLFSTNAKIDDKWVNVQRASTTDWKTFSFHRGVDALPTLPSWVDRDPRVWAPDVVRLDDGTYLLYYTAAWKARPNIHCLSYATAKKITDPFVDNTTEPWICPYSEGGAIDIAGYTDEQFTNRRYIVYKIDGNALGHGGACGNTVPPIVPTPVMLQEVSRTDGHTLIGSPIPIMTNIPSDGPYIEAPVLTYFNKKYTLFFSTNCYQGDKYDVQYATATDIRGPYERQGQLLRSSGPFELQAPGGMDVAINGDHVVWHAKHGVRPAYAGILGVRADGKLEVKLS; via the exons ATGAACGGTGTCAACTTCCCAGACCCA GCCGTCATCAGGACCTCTTCAGGCTGGCATCTGTTCAGCACAAACGCCAAAATCGACGATAAATGGGTCAACGTCCAACGAGCCTCCACAACAGACTGGAAgaccttctccttccaccGCGGTGTCGACGCGCTCCCAACCTTACCCTCGTGGGTCGATCGCGACCCTCGCGTCTGGGCCCCTGACGTCGTCCGCCTCGACGACGGAACGTACCTCCTATACTACACAGCAGCCTGGAAAGCCCGTCCAAACATCCACTGCCTCTCCTACGCCACCGCCAAAAAGATCACAGACCCCTTCGTCGACAACACCACAGAACCCTGGATTTGCCCTTACTCCGAAGGCGgcgccatcgacatcgcaGGCTATACCGACGAGCAGTTCACAAACCGCCGCTACATCGTCTACAAAATCGACGGAAACGCCCTCGGCCACGGAGGAGCCTGCGGCAACACCGTCCCACCCATTGTACCAACCCCCGTCATGCTGCAAGAAGTCTCCCGCACAGACGGACACACCCTTATCGGTTCTCCGATCCCCATCATGACCAACATCCCCTCCGATGGACCTTACATTGAAGCTCCCGTTCTCACATACTTCAACAAGAAGTATACGCTCTTTTTCAGCACCAACTGTTACCAAGGGGATAAATACGATGTGCAATATGCCACAGCGACGGATATCAGAGGACCGTATGAGAGACAAGGACAATTGTTGAGGTCTAGTGGGCCTTTTGAGTTGCAGGCTCCGGGAGGCATGGATGTGGCGATTAATGGGGATCATGTGGTGTGGCATGCGAAGCATGGCGTGAGGCCGGCGTATGCGGGAATTTTGGGAGTCAGAGCGGATGGAAAgttggaggtgaagttgagTTGA